A region of the Roseiflexus sp. RS-1 genome:
GTCTGTACACCCATTACAGATGCCTTTCTCGAAGCCAGGCACTACGGAATTAGTACTCGCTACCGCTATCCGCCTAACGGTATGCGCTTCAGCCGCCGCAAGCGAGCGCAGCGAGGCGAAGCCTGTCGGGTGCATGCGCTGGTTGAGCGCACATCTTGCTGGTTACCCAGGACGATTAATGCGCACCAGTCGTCCAGCTATTTGAGTTGAGCCATCAGCGCGGCGTGAACACGTTGTGCCAAAGCCGTAAAATCTGGATCATAAGGTACAGACAATGATACCTGCATGATCCGCATACGTTTGATGCAAACGAACGAAATGCTTACGATTGAGCGTTATCAGGATGCGCGCTTCTGCTCCAGCAAACGCCAGCACATCTTCATCGGGGACTGCCTGCCCCGCCCGACCGCTTTCATAGCTGGTTAGCACGTCATGTCCCGACCGTCGCAATTCCTCAACAGCCGGAAGAGGAAAATGCTCATTCATTCGGTATGCTCTCGACTCCAGGAAAAGCATCACCCAGATCACGCACGATCCATTGCAACACTTGCGCTTTTTCTGCGCGTGTAGTTTTGGCAAGAAGTTGTTCGATCTCTTGAAGGATTTTCATAAAGCTTTCCTCCATCTCTCGCTCCCGTACACATAGTATACCTGAAAGTGCGCCCAACGGCCTGCGCTTCAGCCGCCGCGAAGCGGTCGGCTGGAAGCGCATGTTGGGCGGCGCGTTCAGTGAAAGCGGAACGGTGCGGGTCTGGCCTTTGTTTTCCTATCACTTTTCTGCTGCTTCTCTTGTTAAGAATAAGTCTGCGGATACCGCAGAAGCATCAAGCAGTTCCCATTTCACAAGACGAGAGATAGCGTGGATAACGGATTTGTCTCCATCGATCACGATGCGTCGCCATTCAACAGTCCTACCGAGAGCTACATCGAATTTCAGCGTTTCGACTATCGGGAAGTTGGGGTAGATGTCGCTAGCAGATAACGTCCCGCGCCTTTCGAATACATGAACGTCACCCCACAGCTCGTCGCTCTCGATACCCCTATATTCATAACCCCCAATTGTAGCCGGGGAATTGATATTGTTGAGAAATTTGTGACTTAAGTGAGTGGTATTATTGAGCCACTCGTCGTAAGTTAACGTGGTGGTGAGGGCTTGCTGAGTACATTCCACTTTCTCCTCATAGCGTTGACACTCTTCCACTACCCCACCAGAACCTGTTCCAACTCGGCTCACTTCGACGCCCTCTTTAGGTTCGGTTTCGCGTGTGCGGTAGTAACGCTCGTATCTGAACCGATTGGGGTCATTCACATCAACCCAGTACCTGTCAATGCTGTCGATCGTCAGGTACGGACTTGGATATGGCGGAATGCCCTCAAGTTGAAAGTATTCATATTCATAATAAAGAAACTGCCCTGCCATTTTGCCTCCTTCATCTGAAGTAATTTGTGATGATGAGTCGCTAACAGTCGGCGTCAATTCAGCAATGCCGCTTGCTCTCTGTATCAATGGCGGAGAGCTGGTGGCATTAGGAGATAAAATCGTTGCTGGCGGGGTTATGGTGCACCCAACTAGTAGAAGGACATAGAGGGCTGTGTAAAGATTCCATCGCATTTGTCAGAACCTCCTATTTCAGCACGGACATCCACACTCACAGATGCCCATATTGCAGCAACACTCAGATGCAAAAACAACACTCGTTCTGAACCCATGTGCTATCTGAGCAAGTCCCGCACTCGCATTGGCAAGAGTCGGGTTGGATCTTGTGCCAACCTCCCCTTTGACCCGTACAAATGTTGTAGCATCGCCGCCAGTAATGATGCTTATGAGTGTAGTTTGGCGGGTTCGATGTGCAGCAGTTGGTAGGTGGATCATAATGTCGTTGATATTCGCATCGGCAACAGGCAAGAGCGCTGGCGCTTTTGGTAGATTGCAATAGAACCCCTGCAATGATGGCTACGATTATCTTGATGGCATCACGCCTGCTCAGAAATTGGCGACCTCATCAGTGTTGATAGCATTTGTTTTGGAGGAGATGAGTAACGTCCATAATGTGAGGCAGCAACCCAAAAGAGCAAACAAGAAGCTGCCAATGGTTACCCACGATAAAGGATCAAGGTAACTTAGATGCAAAAGTATCGATGCCGAAAAAAGCAATCCTGCGCGACCAATAGTTAGCCCAGTGATCCTTTCTTGGCTAGATGCTCCAAAGCAACCACATGGAGTATCTTTGTCTTGGAGAAAAGCAATAGTTAGCACAATTACGAACATCGCAAAAAGTGTAGCCGACGCGAGGGTGGCATAAGCCGCGCTGAAAGGGAAAAGCAATGCTATCGCAATGGTTATCTCCACCACTGGCAATGAAACCTTGATGAGAGGCGCAATCTCTTTTGGCAGAAAAGCGAACTTCCTGATAATCTGTTCAGTATAAACAAGGTCAGATATCTTAGCCACGCCAGCCATGAAGAGTATTACGGAAAGCATAACAGAAGTTCCAATGTTTATATATGCCATCATGTTTTCCAAAATCGATCTTCTCCTTCCTGTGAAAGATCGTTAAGTTGCCTCTGGCAAGCCTACTGCGACCGTGCCGCCCAACTTGTGCTTATCTCGACTCTCTGTTTTATCTTGCAAGACTCTCTATCTTATGCCATGCTGCAGCCACCGTTGACCGTAGACTCACCCCGTTCGACGCTATTATACAATGAACCCCCTGTCAAATGAGGCACAATCAGGGTGCAGGCATGAGTTGACAGAGACGTGAGCGCTCCGCCCGGAACAGGTACGATTTGGGTATCACAACAAGCCGTACCAGGAAGGCGGGCTGGCGTCCCCCTTTTGTCCGTGTGGGAGAAAGGGGTACGGGTGATGAGGGGCGACAGCGCGCCGAATGCAGAAAGTCGCTAATCTCTCTCAAGAAATCTACGCTTGAGAGGGGGTTCGGAGGGGCGCATCGCAGCGAGCAGCAAGATGGCGAAGAGACCAGAGTCGAAGCGATACGGGCAGGGTGCGTCGAGCGATGCCGTCCATCCCCGGACGTTCCCCGCCATATCGAGACATCCCCAGCAGGCGCAGGAGGAATTGGAGCAAGTCGAAGCGGCAGCTCTCACCAGATTACCGGTACCAGGCCAGCGCGTATGATGTCCTGATCACAGGTGAGCACACTGTCCACCGGGGTGACGTGGGTCAGCGCTGCACCGACAATCAGGGCATCGTGAATATCGAGTTCCATCGGCATAGCCCTGATGATTTCCAGGTCAATGGTCCGGATTACACATCGTCCATCAGCCTCGATCACGGTGAGAACACGCTCACGTGTTGCGTCCTGTGCACCGAGCCGGCGATCATTCGTCAGGCGCCAGACCAGTGCATGCGTGTCGAGAACATACGTTTTCACGGCACGTCCTCAGAAATCCGGTACCTGCCTGCCTGGATCTCCTCAAGGCTGATGTCGAGATCGCCCCACATGCCTTTCAAATCCTTCAACGTGAGGGCGCGGTCCTCAGGCGCAGCAGGCTCTGGCGCCAGAAACGTCACCAGGATCCTGGAGCGATTCCGCACAGGCGGTTTCTCCAACAGCCTGATCTGGATCACGACGTCGTACTGAACGCCAGGCGAAATCCGAGGAATTCGTTGCGCACGGTTGGCGCGAGGCGGAAACGGCAGGCGCAGCGCGCGAAGCCGCGTGGGTTGGCGAACGATCCGCCGCGCAGGATGCGTCGTCCGGGGGCGTTCGGATCTTCGCGCCCATCGTCGAAGCGATACGGGTAGGGTGCGTCGAGCGATGCCGTCCATTCCCAGACGTTCCCTGCCATGTCCAGGCATCCCCAGGGGCTTATGCCAGACGGATAGGCGCCAACCGGCGTGACGACGCCCGGACCACCGTCGCGGGTGTTGGCGCGGGTTGGATCCCATTCATCGCCCCACGGAAAGCGCCGCCCATCGCTGCCGCGTGCGGCATACTCCCACTCGGCTTCGGTTGGCAGGCGGTAGGGTGTTGCCATCAGGTTGCTGAGCCAGCGGCAGAAATGTTGCGCGTCTTCCCAACTCACATCGGTCACCGGGCAGTCGCGCAGGTGGTCGGGGGGTGTTGCGCCGCGCCAGATGAGTGGCGGACAGGCGCCTGCGTCGGCGACGTAGATGGCGTAGAGTGCGTTGGTGACCGGCGTACCCGCAATGGCGAACGGCGGGAGGCGGAGGCGATGCTGCGGCGACTCTTCGCGGTACGACTCGCGAGTTCCGCCATAGGTTTTCGCCAGTGCGCCGAGTTCGCGCTCCGGCGTTCCCATCAGGAATGGCTGCGATGGCGGGAAGACAAAATCGGGCAAGAGATCGGAGAGTTTCATAGGCGGCGATGGTGAGCGCCTGGGATGCCATAGTGCACAGGGCGCAACGGCAGATCGATCACACGATGTTCCAGACGCTGCCGTTTGGTGTTTTGACGATTTCGATCTGCACCGGAAACATATCCTTCAATTCCTGGATGTGGGTGATCACCAGAACGCGGCGGAAATCGTGCTGCACCGAGATGATCGCCTCGACCAGGCGCTCACGCCCGCGAGCGTCCTGCGATCCGAACCCCTCGTCGATGATCAGGGTTTCCAGGCGCGCGCCAGCGCGCCGTGCCAGCAACTTCGAGAGCGCGATCCGGATGGCGAAGTCGAGGCGAAACGCCTCGCCGCCGCTGTAGGCGTCGTACACGCGGGTGCCGAGCGCATCCGCGATTTTGATGTCGAGCGTCTCGGCGACCTCCCCTTTCTTCGTGTCGCGTTGTGTTTCAAAGGTCAGGTGGAGTTGATTGTCGGTCATACGGCTGAGCAGGCGGTTGGCTTCGCGTTCCAGTTCAGGAAGCGCGGTTTCGATCAGCATCGCCTGGATGCCTTTCTTGCCGAACGCCTGCGTCAGTTCATCGAACAACCCCTTGCGTTCGAGCAGCGCCTGGCGGTGCGCTTCGGCTTCGGCGAGTGCGCTGGTCGCTTCCTGTGCGCGGCGCAGATCCGCCTGGCGTTCGCCCAGGTCTTTCTGGCGCGCCATCACCTCATGGTTGAGTTCGTCGAGCCGGGCGGCAGCCTCGGCGCGTGCGCGCGCGGCTGGCGCCAGGTCGCACAGGCGTTCGTCGAGGGAACGCACCTCTTCCTCGTCGGCGGCGATCTGGGCGTCGAGTTGCCGGAGGCGCTCAGCCGCGCGCGCGAGTTCGTCGCGGTTTTCGGCAAGCCACTCTTCGGCGCGTTGCAGGCGTATGAGGTCTTCTTCCCAGTGAACCAGAGCCTGGACATCAGCCTGCGCCTGGTCATACCGCTCGCGGCTGTATCCCAGCGCTGCAATCTGCCGGTCGATGTCCGCAAGCGCGGCGCGCTCGGTGTGCGCGAAATCGCCCTGTGCGAGTTGGGCGCTCAACGCCGCGACGATCTGCTCCTGTTCGTGCAGCGCAGGGTCTTCGCTGTCGATCTGCTGAATCTCGCGCTGCAACCCGTCAATCTTCGCCTGCACGCTTGCCTGTTCTCGACTGCGGTCTTCGAGCGCGGCAACCTGGCGTTCGACTGCGGCAATCTCGCGTTCGAGCGCATCGACCGATCCCAGTGCGTTGATCTCGGCGTCGATGCGCTTCAGTTCCTCGCGCGCCGCCGGTTCGTAATCGTTCTTCAAC
Encoded here:
- a CDS encoding DUF5615 family PIN-like protein, which gives rise to MNEHFPLPAVEELRRSGHDVLTSYESGRAGQAVPDEDVLAFAGAEARILITLNRKHFVRLHQTYADHAGIIVCTL
- a CDS encoding MauE/DoxX family redox-associated membrane protein, producing MMAYINIGTSVMLSVILFMAGVAKISDLVYTEQIIRKFAFLPKEIAPLIKVSLPVVEITIAIALLFPFSAAYATLASATLFAMFVIVLTIAFLQDKDTPCGCFGASSQERITGLTIGRAGLLFSASILLHLSYLDPLSWVTIGSFLFALLGCCLTLWTLLISSKTNAINTDEVANF
- a CDS encoding formylglycine-generating enzyme family protein; translated protein: MKLSDLLPDFVFPPSQPFLMGTPERELGALAKTYGGTRESYREESPQHRLRLPPFAIAGTPVTNALYAIYVADAGACPPLIWRGATPPDHLRDCPVTDVSWEDAQHFCRWLSNLMATPYRLPTEAEWEYAARGSDGRRFPWGDEWDPTRANTRDGGPGVVTPVGAYPSGISPWGCLDMAGNVWEWTASLDAPYPYRFDDGREDPNAPGRRILRGGSFANPRGFARCACRFRLAPTVRNEFLGFRLAFSTTS